Within the Candidatus Epulonipiscium sp. genome, the region TATTTAGGAAAATCCCCTTCCATCGTAAAATCGATTATCATTCCTTTTTCATCTCGAATAGGATGGACTTTGGCATGTTTTATAGCACTTAAAGAATCTGCTACTACCGATAGACCGGCTACTCCAAAAGCCATAAATCTTCCTACCTCGGTATCATGAAGTGCCATCTGCAACTTTTCATAAGCGTATTTATCATGCATATAATGAATGACATTCATAGTATTAACATAAAGGTTGCAAAGCCAGTGGCTATAATATGAAAATCTTTTCACTACTTCTTCATACTCTAATGTATCTCCTAAGATAGGTTCCATATATGGGCCTACCTGCTCCTTACTTATTTCATCTTTTCCCCCATTAAGACTCATTAAAAGTACCTTAGGAAGATTGCATCTAGCCCCAAAAAACTGCATTTGTTTTCCTATTTTCATGGCAGATACACAGCAGGCAATCCCGTAGTCATCCCCATAGCTTGTTCGCATTATATCATCATTTTCATATTGTATGGAATCTGTTTCAACAGAAACTTTGGCACAATATTTTTTAAATTCTAAAGGCAGCCCGTTAGCCCAAAGCACAGTTAGATTAGGTTCCGGAGCAGGACCTAAGGTATATAAAGTATTAAGGAATCTATAAGAGGATTTGGTTACTAATGTCCTTCCGTCTTCTCCCATACCCCCAAGGGATTCTGTAATCCAAAGAGGATCACCTGCAAATAATTCGTTATACTCTGGGGTTCTAAGTACTCTTGCCATCCTAAGTTTTAAAATAAAATCATCTATTATTTCTTGTATTTCTATTTCTGTAAAAGTACCTTCTTTTAAATCCCTTTCGAAATATATGTCTAGGAATGTACTTACCCGCCCTAGAGACATAGCGGCTCCATTTTGTTCCTTTATGGCCCCCAGATATCCAAAATATAGCCATTGCACTGCTTCTTTTGAGTTATGGGCGGGTTTTGATATATCCACCTCATAAAGTAGTGCCATCTTCTTTAATTTGTCTAAAAAATCAATTTGACGATATATCTCTTCGGAAAGTCTAATATTCTCATCAGTCATCGCCTTTTTGGCAATATTTTTCTTGTCCTTTTTCTTTTCCTCTATTAAAAAATCTACGCCATACAGGGGAATTCTCCTATAATCCCCTATAATTCTTCCCCTACCATAGGCATCGGGAAGACCTGTTATAATTCCATGCCTTCTTACTTTACGCATTTCATCACTATAAACCCTAAATACTCCATCATTATGAGTAGTTCTATAAGCAAAATGTTCCTCTATATTCCTATCTAATTTATACCCATAAGCTTCACAGGCCTGTCTCGTCATACGGATACCCCCAAAGGGATTTACCCCTCTTCTTAAAGGTCTGTTAGTTTGAAATCCTACTATTATTTCTTTTTCTTTTTCAAGATATCCTGGAGCATATGTAAGTAGGGACGATACTGTAGAAGTATCGATATCTAACACTCCACCCCACTCAGATTCCAATCTACATAAATCGTTATATTTTTTTAAAAGCTCCCTTGTTCTATCTGTAGCCCCCTCTAGAAAACCATCATTACCTTCATAGGGTGTATAATTTTTTTGTATGAAATCCCGCACATTGATTTCTTTTTCCCATACTCCTTTTCTAAAACTTCTCCATTGATTTACTTCCATCTTTTCGCCTCCTTTTAATATAAAAAAACCGCCTGAACAAACAGGCTTAATATAGTCTGTTTGCCCAGGCGGTCGGCGAGTTTTCCCTGTATTTCCCGTGGGTTATCCCACTATCCGCCAGTCATACAAGGATTATTCGTTTTGCTTAGAAAATATATTTTAAAATAAACAAAGCTGCTATAATGTACATTACCATATGAACATTTTTACCCTTACCAGTGATAAGTTTAAGAAGTACATAAGATATTACTCCAAAAACTAAACCTTCAGAAATACTATAAGCTAAAGGCATCATGATGATTGTTAAAAATGCTGGAAGTCCCTCTGTGTAATCTGTAAAATTAATTTTAGTTACAGATTCCATCATAAACAGCCCTACAATAATCAGTACCGGTGCTGTTGCAAAGGAAGGAATGACCATTATAATTGGTGTAAAGATTAAAGCAACTGCAAATAATACCGCGGTGGTTAGGGAAGTTAATCCGGTCCTACCGCCATCAGCAACCCCAGAAGCACTTTCTACATAAGTTGTAACAGTGGAAGTACCAAGGATAGCTCCTCCTACTGTACCAATAGCATCTGCAAGAAGGGCTTCTTTTACTTTCGGCAGCTTTCCATCTTTGTCCAAAAATCCTGCTTTACTAGATACCCCTATTAAAGTTCCAATGGTATCAAATATATCTACAAACAGAAAAGAAAAAATAACAACTATAAAATCCAATGTAATCACTTTAGAAAAAGAAAACTTAGCAAAGGTCGGTGCTACACTTGGCGGTGCAGATATAATTCCTTCAGGAATCAAACTAAACATACCAATTTCAGGGTTTACAACATACAATCCTGTAAGTTGGCAAACCAATCCAAGAACATAAGTGCCAAGTATTCCCCAAAGCAGAGCCCCTTTTACTTTTTTGATTACTAATGTGGCAGTTAAAATAAGCCCAACTAAAGCCAATACCACAGTAATGCTTTTAACATTTCCCAAGGTAACAAGAGTTGCCTGTTCTGATACGATAATACCTGCATTTTGAAAACCTATAAAGGTAATAAATAATCCTATCCCAACACTTACTGCATATTTCATATTTTGAGGAATAGCATCAAAAATGGCTTCACGAACATTAACAAGGCTCAAAAGAATGAATACAATCCCTTCGATAAGTATTGCTGTTAGTGCCATTTCCCAACCATAAACCGAGGCAACACTAAAGGCAAAGAAAGCATTAAGTCCCATCCCCGGTGCCAGGGCAAACGGATAGTTTGCAAGTAACGCCATCATAAGGGTACCTAGGGCTGCTCCTAGGGCTGTTGCTGTTAAAACAGCTCCCTTTTCCATTCCTGTTGTGCTTAAAATATCAGGGTTAACCACTAAGATATATGCCATGGTCATAAATGTTGTAATCCCAGCAAGAACTTCCGTTTTTACATCTGTGTTGTGCTGACTTAACTTGAATACCTTTTCTAATAAACCATTGCTTTGAGGCCCCTTTTTTGCTTTTGATTGTGCCATTTTAAATATCCTCCCTTAAACAATTTAAATTGAAAAAGCAAATAGTCAAACTCCATAAACTAAAAAATTCACAGGTTGTCTTGGACTTTTCTCTAGACTTCCATATGTGAATATAGTTTATATTTATTACAAAATTATTGTATCAAATTTAAGCATTTCTTGTCAATGGTTTCTCGAACTTTTTACTGAATGCCTTTATTAATGTTCGGCATTAATGATAGCACCCTGAGATTTACCTTTTGCAATATCTACAGATGCGGAGGCACCTATTCGGTTTGCCCCTGCCCTTATTAGGGCTTCGGCATCTTCTTTAGTCTTTATTCCTCCTGAGGCCTTAACCCCCATGGTATCCCCTACGGTCTTTCTCATTAATACTATATCATCTCTTATAGCGCCTCCCCCTAAAAAACCCGTGGAAGTTTTTACAAAATCCGCTCCTGCTTCTTTGGCTAATAGACAAGCCTTTTGCTTTTCCCCATCGGTTAAAAGAGAGGTTTCTATAATAACTTTTACTATGGCTCTATCCTTAACAGCATGAACTACAGCCTTAATATCATCTCTTACAAAGTCATATTTCTTATCCTTTAGGGCCCCTATATTTATTACCATATCTACATCTGTAGCCCCATTTTCTACAGCATCCTTAGCTTCCAATGCCTTCATACCAGTAATCATAGCCCCTAAGGGAAATCCTATTACTGTGGTTATGCCTATGTCACTATCTTGAAGTAAATGCTTTGCCATGGGAACGTAACAAGGATTTACACAAACTGTAGCAAATCCATATTCAATAGCCTCCTTACATAATTTCTTAATGTCCTCTTCCCTAGTATCTGGCCTTAACATTGTATGGTCAATCATTGTAGCTAACTTTTCATTTATCATTACAATACCTCCTATAATTATGTAAAAAGTTTATATATATATGGTTTCAATAATTATAAATATATATTCACTCATGTATTCTGAATTTCTTATAAGTGTTAATAAGATTATATGCTTTGATATTCCAGTAGGATTTATCTCTTTGACTATATAATATATATCATAATCCTCCATATTACCAAAATCAACTATATCTTTTAACATACAATATTCTCTAAACTAACCTCCATAAAAATAGCCCTTTATTAGTATTATCTTCTTGCCGTCCTTAATATCAAATTCATAAATATATTATTGATTTATGATGTTCTTTGAATATTAAAAAGCTTAAAATTCATATTGACAACTAAATTTTTTTATGATATATTGCAAGCTACAATTAAATTGTGAAGTACAAATCATGAGTAAGTATTTAGTGAGGTTGGGCATGTAAGTCTTAATATAATTCATCCATAGGACTTGTAGGTGTTAATTCAAGCTAAATCATAAAACCGAAATTGTTTTGGAAAAACTTTAATTAGGTAGAACTGGGGTTTATTCAGGATCAACTTATAAATAAGGTGGTCATGAATTAGACTATGCAAATGGTTTAATGTGAGCCATAAAGGCGAAACTTAAGCACTCTAACTCTACGTATTAGCGATAATACTAGAGTTAGGGTGCTTTTTGTTTTAATCCAGTAAAAAAAGAAAATCAGGAGGAAAAAGGGGTATGAAGTTAAAAAAATTTTTAGGGATAATGGTATCTATATCATTGCTTATGGGGGTTGTAGGATGTGCAAATACCGAAAATACATTAGGTGCAACTGAAAATAAAAGTGTAATTAATCTAGGTGTTACACCCTACCCACATATAGACCTTATAACTGAAATACTTGAATTATCCTTAGGAGAGTTAGGTTATGAAACAGAAAGAGTTGAAGGTGATGTAGGTTTTATGTATCTAGGAATGTCCCAAGGCGATATAGATATCTATCCAGATGGATGGTTACCAATTTTACACGGTAACTATATCGATAAATACGGCGATAGACTAGAAGTCGGTAACACGATATATGAACAAGTTACCATGGGAATAGTTGTTCCTACCTATGTGGATATTAACTCCATCCAAGAACTTAAGGATAATGCAGAAATATTTGATAATAAAATAGTTGGTATCGAACCTAGCGCTGGTATCATGTTAACAGCTTCAGAAACAATAGATGCTTATGGAATGGATAATATCGAATTATTAGAAGGAAGTACCCCTGCTATGCTAGCAGAAGTAGATAATGCTGTTAGAGCAGAAGAACCTATAGCATTTTTGGGTTGGAGACCCCATATTATGTTTTCTGAATATGACCTTAAGGTATTAGAAGATGATATGGATATTTGGGATTTTGATGATGTTCGTTCCGTTATGAACCCAGAACTAAAAGAAAAATCACCAGAGGCATATGAACTTATACAAAATTTCAAAATTAGTATAGATGATATAGAAGACATATTATTTAAACTAGAACAAGGTGAAAACTCCTTAGAAGAATTAT harbors:
- the pflB gene encoding formate C-acetyltransferase, whose product is MEVNQWRSFRKGVWEKEINVRDFIQKNYTPYEGNDGFLEGATDRTRELLKKYNDLCRLESEWGGVLDIDTSTVSSLLTYAPGYLEKEKEIIVGFQTNRPLRRGVNPFGGIRMTRQACEAYGYKLDRNIEEHFAYRTTHNDGVFRVYSDEMRKVRRHGIITGLPDAYGRGRIIGDYRRIPLYGVDFLIEEKKKDKKNIAKKAMTDENIRLSEEIYRQIDFLDKLKKMALLYEVDISKPAHNSKEAVQWLYFGYLGAIKEQNGAAMSLGRVSTFLDIYFERDLKEGTFTEIEIQEIIDDFILKLRMARVLRTPEYNELFAGDPLWITESLGGMGEDGRTLVTKSSYRFLNTLYTLGPAPEPNLTVLWANGLPLEFKKYCAKVSVETDSIQYENDDIMRTSYGDDYGIACCVSAMKIGKQMQFFGARCNLPKVLLMSLNGGKDEISKEQVGPYMEPILGDTLEYEEVVKRFSYYSHWLCNLYVNTMNVIHYMHDKYAYEKLQMALHDTEVGRFMAFGVAGLSVVADSLSAIKHAKVHPIRDEKGMIIDFTMEGDFPKYGNDDERVDNIARDLVVEFNNELSKVPSYRGAKHTLSILTITSNVVYGKKTGNTPDGRKMGEPFAPGANPMHNRDKKGALASLNSVAKLPYEACKDGISCTLSIEPTTLGKAKDEQINNLVGILEGYFIQNAHHLNVNVINREKLIEAMEHPEKHPNLTIRVSGYAVNFHKLSKEQQQEVISRSFHGKL
- a CDS encoding NCS2 family permease, coding for MAQSKAKKGPQSNGLLEKVFKLSQHNTDVKTEVLAGITTFMTMAYILVVNPDILSTTGMEKGAVLTATALGAALGTLMMALLANYPFALAPGMGLNAFFAFSVASVYGWEMALTAILIEGIVFILLSLVNVREAIFDAIPQNMKYAVSVGIGLFITFIGFQNAGIIVSEQATLVTLGNVKSITVVLALVGLILTATLVIKKVKGALLWGILGTYVLGLVCQLTGLYVVNPEIGMFSLIPEGIISAPPSVAPTFAKFSFSKVITLDFIVVIFSFLFVDIFDTIGTLIGVSSKAGFLDKDGKLPKVKEALLADAIGTVGGAILGTSTVTTYVESASGVADGGRTGLTSLTTAVLFAVALIFTPIIMVIPSFATAPVLIIVGLFMMESVTKINFTDYTEGLPAFLTIIMMPLAYSISEGLVFGVISYVLLKLITGKGKNVHMVMYIIAALFILKYIF
- the deoC gene encoding deoxyribose-phosphate aldolase, coding for MINEKLATMIDHTMLRPDTREEDIKKLCKEAIEYGFATVCVNPCYVPMAKHLLQDSDIGITTVIGFPLGAMITGMKALEAKDAVENGATDVDMVINIGALKDKKYDFVRDDIKAVVHAVKDRAIVKVIIETSLLTDGEKQKACLLAKEAGADFVKTSTGFLGGGAIRDDIVLMRKTVGDTMGVKASGGIKTKEDAEALIRAGANRIGASASVDIAKGKSQGAIINAEH
- a CDS encoding glycine betaine ABC transporter substrate-binding protein; the protein is MKLKKFLGIMVSISLLMGVVGCANTENTLGATENKSVINLGVTPYPHIDLITEILELSLGELGYETERVEGDVGFMYLGMSQGDIDIYPDGWLPILHGNYIDKYGDRLEVGNTIYEQVTMGIVVPTYVDINSIQELKDNAEIFDNKIVGIEPSAGIMLTASETIDAYGMDNIELLEGSTPAMLAEVDNAVRAEEPIAFLGWRPHIMFSEYDLKVLEDDMDIWDFDDVRSVMNPELKEKSPEAYELIQNFKISIDDIEDILFKLEQGENSLEELSAEWLANNRGFLDEILEQGVASK